The Daucus carota subsp. sativus chromosome 9, DH1 v3.0, whole genome shotgun sequence genome window below encodes:
- the LOC108200556 gene encoding uncharacterized protein LOC108200556 isoform X1, whose product MAGAAGSTLLRTGIGLKLHSIYSSIPALVFHPNPKPTLLSSISIHINNPKHKHPFKSFASLTESDPPSSLPSQDPLQDLVGSFELPDDYFKQLPSDLRLDLNDAAFDLSKGPVIDECGLELGETLLNITRAWEAADTSTSTTLVGKLPMLVASASANSKAAFGKRLVSSGRRFQSMGQYGDGELQKIAEAMITVGKLYSASPVSTAANEQPAQETRMFKFGELQVALTADKAYIGAVIAFTFGLLSWELSQGIQSIPESSLQYANENALMLAKSLRGAALAVCYASTVLSAFTAGGLVLLGGQLKSERK is encoded by the exons ATGGCTGGTGCTGCTGGTTCCACACTACTCAGAACTGGGATTGGCCTGAAACTACACTCCATTTACTCTTCCATTCCTGCCCTTGTTTTTCACCCCAATCCCAAACCTACCCTTCTCTCCTCAATTTCTATTCACATAAACAATCCCAAACACAAACACCCTTTTAAATCTTTTGCAAGTTTGACTGAATCAGACCCCCCCAGCTCCCTTCCTTCCCAAGATCCTCTTCAAGACTTGGTT GGTAGTTTTGAGCTTCCAGATGATTATTTCAAGCAATTACCTAGTGACCTTCGGCTAGAT cTCAATGATGCTGCTTTTGATCTTTCCAAGGGACCAGTTATCGATGAG TGTGGTCTAGAGCTGGGCGAAACTTTGCTAAATATAACTAGAGCATGGGAAGCAGCAGACACATCAACTTCAACCACTCTGGTTGGAAAGCTCCCTATGTTAGTTGCCTCTGCGTCAGCCAATAGTAAAGCAG CATTTGGAAAACGCTTGGTATCTTCTGGAAGGAGGTTTCAATCTATGGGCCAGTATGGAGATGGTGAACTGCAGAAG ATTGCCGAAGCTATGATTACGGTAGGAAAACTTTATTCAGCAAGTCCGGTGTCTACTGCAGCAAATGAACAACCGGCACAGGAAACTAGGATGTTCAAG TTTGGAGAACTTCAGGTAGCACTAACAGCAGATAAAGCCTACATAGGAGCTGTAATTGCCTTCACTTTCGG GTTGCTTTCGTGGGAACTTAGCCAAGGTATTCAAAGCATTCCAGAGAGCTCATTGCAGTATGCTAATGAAAACGCCCTGATGCTTGCCAAG TCTTTGAGGGGAGCCGCCCTCGCAGTTTGCTATGCATCAACCGTGTTGTCAGCTTTCACTGCCGGTGGACTGGTCTTACTTGGAGGACAACTCAAGTCGGAACGAAAGTAG
- the LOC108200556 gene encoding uncharacterized protein LOC108200556 isoform X2 — MGQLNDAAFDLSKGPVIDECGLELGETLLNITRAWEAADTSTSTTLVGKLPMLVASASANSKAAFGKRLVSSGRRFQSMGQYGDGELQKIAEAMITVGKLYSASPVSTAANEQPAQETRMFKFGELQVALTADKAYIGAVIAFTFGLLSWELSQGIQSIPESSLQYANENALMLAKSLRGAALAVCYASTVLSAFTAGGLVLLGGQLKSERK; from the exons ATGGGTCAA cTCAATGATGCTGCTTTTGATCTTTCCAAGGGACCAGTTATCGATGAG TGTGGTCTAGAGCTGGGCGAAACTTTGCTAAATATAACTAGAGCATGGGAAGCAGCAGACACATCAACTTCAACCACTCTGGTTGGAAAGCTCCCTATGTTAGTTGCCTCTGCGTCAGCCAATAGTAAAGCAG CATTTGGAAAACGCTTGGTATCTTCTGGAAGGAGGTTTCAATCTATGGGCCAGTATGGAGATGGTGAACTGCAGAAG ATTGCCGAAGCTATGATTACGGTAGGAAAACTTTATTCAGCAAGTCCGGTGTCTACTGCAGCAAATGAACAACCGGCACAGGAAACTAGGATGTTCAAG TTTGGAGAACTTCAGGTAGCACTAACAGCAGATAAAGCCTACATAGGAGCTGTAATTGCCTTCACTTTCGG GTTGCTTTCGTGGGAACTTAGCCAAGGTATTCAAAGCATTCCAGAGAGCTCATTGCAGTATGCTAATGAAAACGCCCTGATGCTTGCCAAG TCTTTGAGGGGAGCCGCCCTCGCAGTTTGCTATGCATCAACCGTGTTGTCAGCTTTCACTGCCGGTGGACTGGTCTTACTTGGAGGACAACTCAAGTCGGAACGAAAGTAG